A genomic segment from Actinomycetota bacterium encodes:
- a CDS encoding phosphoribosylanthranilate isomerase, producing MFVKICGTTSEEDALLSVAMGADAVGFVFAPSPRQVKPQTVADIVKRLPREVLTVGVFRDEAPARVVEIVNTIGLRAAQLHGHETPADAHYVRQRVPLLIQAFPAGDPAVARAAEYRPDAVLLDAATPGSGQVFDWSMAEVPDGIRLILAGGLTPANVGQAIAQVHPWGVDVATGVESSPGRKDAVKVRAFVAAARAAAPERDGDDGDGDGDGDELAPYDWDMGGT from the coding sequence ATGTTCGTCAAGATCTGCGGCACGACCAGCGAGGAGGACGCCTTGCTGTCGGTGGCCATGGGGGCCGACGCCGTGGGGTTCGTGTTCGCGCCGTCGCCCCGGCAGGTCAAGCCCCAGACGGTGGCCGACATAGTCAAGCGGCTGCCCCGTGAGGTGCTGACCGTGGGCGTGTTCCGCGACGAAGCGCCCGCCCGGGTGGTCGAGATCGTCAACACCATCGGCCTGCGGGCCGCCCAGCTCCACGGGCACGAGACCCCGGCCGACGCCCACTACGTTCGCCAGCGGGTGCCCCTGCTCATCCAGGCCTTCCCGGCCGGCGACCCGGCCGTGGCCCGGGCGGCCGAGTACCGGCCCGACGCCGTGCTGCTCGACGCGGCCACGCCCGGTTCGGGCCAGGTCTTCGACTGGAGCATGGCCGAGGTCCCCGACGGCATCCGCCTGATCCTGGCCGGCGGACTGACGCCCGCCAACGTGGGCCAGGCCATCGCCCAGGTCCATCCCTGGGGGGTGGACGTGGCCACCGGCGTGGAGTCGTCCCCGGGCCGCAAGGACGCAGTGAAGGTGCGGGCCTTCGTGGCCGCGGCCCGGGCCGCCGCCCCCGAACGCGACGGCGACGACGGCGACGGCGACGGCGACGGCGACGAGCTGGCGCCCTACGACTGGGACATGGGAGGAACGTGA